In Acidobacteriota bacterium, one DNA window encodes the following:
- a CDS encoding PmoA family protein — MSWTPFAGFALIGIAAVAAQSSPPGIEISPDAARQQVAIAIDGKPFTTYRYGPAFPDKPVFYPVLGPNGARVNREFPMVKDVPGESNDHPHHQSLFFTYDEVNGTNFWNPEPTGRRIVHRDLRVEGSTLTAVLEWRDNGGGLVFEETKRVTFGGARDVFWMDHDITLRAPDVAVTMGDTKEGAFGLRLNDTLKEAGGTGRYIDAEGRETAANVWGKTSRWVAIRGTVRDQAGSHDVTVAIFAHPSTINAPPYWHARDYGLFAMNPFSRNGYDPSQPKRITTVAKGGAIHVRARLAVYAGQVDKARLDRDAASAAAAR; from the coding sequence ATGAGCTGGACGCCGTTCGCCGGGTTCGCGCTGATCGGGATCGCCGCCGTGGCGGCACAGTCCTCGCCGCCGGGGATCGAGATCTCACCCGATGCCGCGCGCCAGCAGGTGGCGATCGCCATCGACGGCAAGCCGTTCACGACCTATCGGTACGGGCCGGCGTTTCCCGACAAGCCGGTGTTCTACCCCGTGCTCGGCCCGAACGGCGCGCGCGTGAATCGCGAGTTTCCGATGGTGAAGGACGTGCCGGGTGAATCGAACGATCACCCGCACCATCAGTCGCTGTTCTTCACGTACGACGAGGTGAACGGCACGAACTTCTGGAATCCGGAGCCGACCGGCCGTCGCATCGTCCATCGCGATCTGCGCGTGGAGGGCAGCACGCTCACGGCGGTGCTCGAGTGGCGCGACAACGGCGGCGGCCTGGTGTTCGAGGAGACGAAGCGCGTGACCTTCGGCGGCGCCCGCGACGTGTTCTGGATGGACCACGACATCACGCTCCGCGCGCCCGACGTGGCCGTGACGATGGGCGACACGAAGGAAGGCGCATTCGGCCTGCGGCTGAACGACACGTTGAAGGAGGCGGGCGGCACCGGCCGGTACATCGACGCCGAAGGCCGGGAGACGGCGGCGAACGTCTGGGGCAAGACCAGCCGATGGGTGGCGATCCGCGGCACCGTCCGGGACCAGGCGGGCAGCCACGACGTGACCGTCGCGATCTTCGCGCATCCGTCGACGATCAACGCGCCGCCGTACTGGCACGCGCGCGACTACGGGCTGTTCGCGATGAATCCTTTCTCGCGCAACGGCTACGATCCGTCCCAACCCAAACGGATCACCACGGTGGCGAAGGGCGGCGCGATCCACGTACGCGCGCGCCTGGCCGTCTACGCCGGCCAGGTGGACAAGGCGCGGCTGGATCGCGACGCCGCGTCGGCGGCCGCGGCACGCTAG
- a CDS encoding VWA domain-containing protein, protein MIRLRAFAAAALAIGATMALPRAQAGPAQVFTGAVDLVDVEVSVLDRHRLPVRDLTTADFTVLEEGQPRPIVAFTPVDLPRRVLPPAAWMDDVAPDVHTNVFPREGRLVVILLDAFIDAADAVEGRRIAEAAVQQLRHGDMAAIAWTMPGVPQNFTADRQRLLDVIRQPVFNVPGGERTGTGFCPCGNGACAMEAIASAAEGIQDVGWRRKILLFVGRRLPLRGQGGCGSMIDAARRRALRASEAGNLTIHVIDPRGLDTLAPPASARGIVSRPPPGMDARRISGLLAVTSPTGGRLVTRNDPSAVLPEVFRESDAYYVLGFPPAAVKPDGRFRRITVKVNRKDVTLQARRGYYAGGHPLPKPARLAEGLPPALVASVTGLWPKTDLQMALSAVPVARPGLRGGVVAVLVRVRRDRVAAESGIAVAPDAGSGANAVLLTTALDSNGNTLGLDRRDATVTPRRTGDGLVEYELASRLELKPGRYEIRAAVEDAATGRTGSAYTYVDVPDFGRQLVSLSGMFVQAGGDAGAIAGAPLVDLTPLVPTTRREFSRTERVRAFVHEYQSAARTFMPGYATTEIRDDTDTRVYHREERIVPAGPQHQAMDFAVDVPVSSLRPGAHVLTFTVRHGNETARREVRFVVE, encoded by the coding sequence ATGATCCGGCTCCGCGCGTTCGCCGCCGCGGCGCTGGCGATCGGCGCGACGATGGCGCTGCCGCGCGCGCAGGCCGGCCCGGCGCAAGTGTTCACCGGCGCGGTCGATCTCGTGGACGTCGAGGTCTCGGTCCTCGACCGTCATCGGCTGCCGGTCCGCGATCTCACGACCGCCGACTTCACGGTGCTCGAAGAGGGGCAGCCACGGCCGATCGTCGCGTTCACGCCGGTCGATCTGCCGCGGCGCGTGCTGCCGCCGGCCGCCTGGATGGACGACGTCGCGCCGGACGTGCACACGAACGTCTTTCCGCGCGAGGGCCGGCTCGTCGTCATCCTGCTCGACGCGTTCATCGACGCTGCCGATGCGGTAGAGGGCCGGCGGATCGCCGAGGCGGCGGTGCAGCAACTGCGGCACGGCGACATGGCGGCGATCGCCTGGACGATGCCGGGCGTGCCGCAGAACTTCACGGCGGACCGCCAGCGGCTGTTGGACGTGATCCGGCAGCCGGTGTTCAACGTGCCGGGCGGCGAGCGCACCGGCACGGGCTTCTGTCCCTGCGGTAACGGCGCGTGCGCGATGGAGGCGATCGCGTCGGCCGCCGAAGGGATCCAGGACGTCGGGTGGCGGCGCAAGATCCTGCTGTTCGTCGGCCGGCGGCTGCCGCTGCGCGGACAGGGCGGATGCGGGTCGATGATCGACGCGGCGCGGCGGCGGGCGCTCCGTGCATCGGAAGCCGGCAATCTCACGATCCACGTGATCGACCCGCGCGGCCTCGACACGCTCGCGCCGCCGGCCTCGGCGCGCGGCATCGTGTCGCGGCCGCCGCCGGGCATGGACGCGCGGCGGATCTCCGGTCTGCTCGCCGTCACGTCGCCGACCGGTGGCCGGCTGGTCACGCGCAACGATCCATCGGCGGTGCTGCCGGAAGTGTTCCGCGAGAGCGATGCGTACTACGTGCTGGGATTCCCGCCTGCCGCCGTGAAGCCCGACGGGCGCTTCCGGCGGATCACGGTGAAGGTGAACCGGAAGGACGTGACGCTGCAGGCGCGGCGCGGCTACTACGCGGGCGGCCACCCGCTGCCGAAGCCGGCGCGCCTGGCGGAGGGCCTGCCGCCGGCGCTGGTCGCCAGCGTCACCGGCCTGTGGCCGAAGACCGATCTGCAGATGGCGCTGAGCGCCGTGCCGGTCGCGCGGCCGGGGCTGCGCGGCGGCGTCGTGGCCGTGCTGGTGCGCGTGCGGCGGGACCGCGTCGCGGCCGAGAGCGGCATCGCCGTGGCGCCGGACGCTGGCTCGGGCGCGAACGCCGTCCTGCTCACGACCGCGCTCGACAGCAACGGCAACACGCTCGGCCTCGATCGCCGCGATGCGACCGTGACGCCGAGGCGCACCGGCGATGGCCTCGTGGAGTACGAGCTGGCGTCGCGTCTGGAATTGAAGCCGGGGCGCTACGAGATCCGCGCGGCCGTCGAGGACGCCGCGACCGGGCGGACCGGCAGCGCTTACACGTACGTCGACGTGCCGGACTTCGGCCGGCAGCTCGTGTCGTTGTCGGGCATGTTCGTCCAGGCGGGAGGCGACGCCGGGGCGATTGCCGGGGCGCCGCTCGTCGATCTCACGCCGCTCGTGCCGACGACGCGCCGCGAGTTCTCGCGCACCGAGCGCGTGCGCGCGTTCGTGCACGAGTACCAGAGCGCCGCGCGGACGTTCATGCCCGGCTACGCGACGACGGAGATCCGCGACGATACGGATACGCGCGTCTATCACCGCGAGGAGCGGATCGTCCCGGCCGGCCCGCAGCACCAGGCGATGGACTTCGCGGTGGACGTCCCCGTGTCGTCGCTGCGGCCCGGCGCGCACGTTCTGACGTTCACGGTCCGGCACGGGAACGAGACGGCGCGCCGCGAGGTGCGCTTCGTCGTGGAGTGA
- a CDS encoding sugar phosphate isomerase/epimerase, protein MRLAACNEMFEGWPFSRVCRTLAGLGYDGVELAPFTFAPAIGGWSRDARAAARRIASDAGLEVVGLHWLLARTEGLHLTSPDPDARARTSAYLIDLAHACHDLGGTVMVFGSPAQRQRLPGVSHDAAMDYAVETFRAAMPAIGDLGVRICMEPLSPDETNFVNTCADAIDLIDAVDHPQFVLQLDVKAMASETVPVAELIRRHAGRAGHVHANDPNRRGPGFGDEDFAPILRALDERHYRGWISVEVFDYTPDPETIARRSLEYLRQCHRAVETTR, encoded by the coding sequence GTGAGGCTCGCGGCCTGCAACGAGATGTTCGAGGGCTGGCCGTTCAGCCGCGTCTGCCGGACGCTCGCCGGCCTCGGCTACGACGGTGTCGAGCTGGCGCCGTTCACGTTCGCGCCGGCGATCGGAGGCTGGTCGCGTGACGCCCGTGCCGCCGCACGCCGGATCGCCTCGGACGCCGGGCTCGAGGTCGTCGGCTTGCACTGGCTGCTGGCGCGCACGGAGGGACTGCACCTCACGTCACCCGATCCCGACGCGCGCGCTCGCACGAGCGCTTACCTGATCGATCTGGCGCACGCCTGCCACGACCTTGGCGGGACCGTGATGGTCTTCGGATCTCCGGCCCAACGCCAGCGGCTTCCCGGCGTGTCGCACGATGCGGCCATGGACTACGCGGTGGAGACGTTTCGCGCCGCGATGCCGGCGATCGGCGATCTGGGCGTGCGGATCTGCATGGAGCCGCTGTCGCCCGACGAGACCAACTTCGTGAACACGTGCGCGGACGCGATCGACTTGATCGACGCCGTGGACCATCCGCAGTTCGTCCTGCAGCTCGACGTCAAGGCCATGGCGAGCGAGACGGTACCGGTCGCCGAGCTGATTCGACGCCACGCGGGACGGGCCGGCCACGTTCACGCGAACGATCCCAACCGGCGCGGGCCGGGATTCGGCGACGAGGACTTCGCGCCGATCCTCCGCGCGCTCGACGAGCGGCACTATCGCGGGTGGATCTCGGTCGAGGTCTTCGACTACACACCCGATCCTGAAACGATCGCGCGGCGGAGCCTCGAGTACTTGCGACAATGCCACCGCGCGGTGGAGACGACGAGATGA
- a CDS encoding acetylxylan esterase: MDNLSRRDLARVAAGLAAGAALPSIAEPAGAQASSAAPSPTNGYIGPLTGVTATAIAGRVFDPVAYSRGLLAAAPRALRFQASTRLEAERWQAALRTKLVELLGGIPAGTVPLRAETLEVREFPRYRREKLVFDSAPGVSVVAYVLAPVGRPRPLATMICVPGHGRGVDDIVGIDEAGRDRSDKAGYQHDFAIQVVEAGMAAVAIEPMGFGARRDERNARRGLGQKACDPTAGGALLVGQTLLGWRVRDVMRTLDLIAERPELDASRVGCMGISGGGTVTLFSAALEPRLGAAMVSGYLNTFRDSIGSLVHCADNYVPGILDWAEMHDVAGLIAPRPLFVESGTRDDIFPIAASTESVARVRDVYRVFGADAALDHEIFDGEHSFWGRRGIPFLASRFGAAR; the protein is encoded by the coding sequence ATGGACAACCTGTCCCGCCGGGATCTCGCGCGGGTGGCCGCCGGGCTCGCTGCCGGCGCGGCACTGCCCTCGATCGCCGAGCCGGCCGGCGCCCAGGCGTCGTCCGCCGCACCGTCCCCGACGAATGGCTACATCGGACCGCTCACGGGTGTGACGGCGACGGCGATCGCCGGTCGGGTGTTCGATCCGGTTGCCTATTCGCGAGGGCTGCTCGCGGCCGCGCCGCGTGCGTTGCGGTTCCAGGCGTCGACACGCCTGGAGGCCGAACGGTGGCAAGCGGCGCTCCGGACGAAGCTCGTCGAGCTGCTCGGGGGCATTCCGGCCGGCACCGTGCCGTTGCGTGCCGAGACGCTCGAGGTTCGCGAGTTTCCGCGGTACCGCCGCGAGAAGCTCGTGTTCGACTCGGCGCCTGGCGTGAGCGTCGTCGCCTACGTGCTCGCGCCTGTCGGCCGGCCGAGGCCGCTCGCGACGATGATTTGCGTGCCGGGTCATGGCCGCGGCGTCGACGATATCGTCGGCATCGACGAGGCGGGTCGGGATCGGAGCGACAAGGCGGGCTATCAGCACGATTTCGCGATCCAGGTCGTCGAGGCCGGGATGGCCGCGGTGGCGATCGAGCCGATGGGCTTCGGCGCCCGGCGCGACGAGCGCAACGCGCGCCGCGGGTTGGGGCAGAAGGCCTGCGACCCGACTGCCGGCGGTGCGCTGCTCGTGGGGCAGACGCTCCTGGGCTGGCGCGTGCGCGACGTGATGCGGACGCTCGACCTCATCGCCGAGCGTCCAGAGCTGGACGCGTCCCGCGTGGGCTGCATGGGGATCTCCGGCGGCGGCACCGTCACGCTGTTCTCGGCGGCGCTCGAGCCGCGGCTCGGGGCCGCGATGGTGAGCGGATACCTGAACACGTTTCGCGACAGCATCGGCAGCCTCGTGCACTGCGCTGACAACTACGTTCCCGGCATCCTCGACTGGGCGGAGATGCACGACGTCGCCGGTCTCATCGCCCCGCGGCCGCTGTTCGTCGAATCGGGGACGCGCGACGACATCTTTCCGATCGCCGCGAGCACCGAGAGCGTCGCGCGCGTGCGCGACGTCTACCGCGTGTTCGGGGCCGACGCCGCGCTCGACCACGAGATCTTCGACGGCGAACACTCGTTCTGGGGCCGGCGCGGGATTCCGTTTCTCGCCAGCCGGTTCGGGGCGGCCCGATGA
- a CDS encoding response regulator, whose amino-acid sequence MSTILIVDDEPDTLVVLDWLLCAEGFDVQTAAEGAQAWATFQDRHPDLVITDYMMPRMDGLELARRIRASAGPRVPIILASAAAKLPPPDAGEYDVAIRKPIDFTALVDAIKQLLASPPAR is encoded by the coding sequence GTGAGCACCATCCTGATCGTCGACGACGAACCGGACACGCTCGTCGTGCTCGACTGGTTGCTGTGCGCCGAAGGGTTCGACGTGCAGACCGCCGCCGAGGGCGCGCAGGCCTGGGCGACGTTCCAGGATCGCCATCCCGATCTCGTGATCACGGACTACATGATGCCGCGCATGGATGGGCTCGAGCTCGCGCGGCGCATCCGCGCGTCCGCCGGCCCGCGCGTGCCGATCATCCTGGCCAGCGCGGCGGCGAAGCTGCCGCCGCCAGACGCCGGCGAGTACGACGTCGCGATCCGCAAGCCGATCGACTTCACGGCGCTCGTGGATGCGATCAAGCAGTTGCTCGCGTCGCCGCCGGCACGATAG
- a CDS encoding sulfotransferase yields the protein MTRGAALEAGVLDRRRILETASRLAGTDVSATPHVAALDAFVTSLRDDARLHAAGERRIAAELVRCAVAGWRFVRPHDGEADRASSTASPILVTGLPRSGTTLLQHLIACNPEVRAVRRWEMLRAATPPEDAAGRARQIAAVQQEIDAVYARLPALRSAHSMAATDPDECSLLLGHTFSAPSWFTRYHVPSYFEWQMHADLTPAYRQLARTLQAITGGDARPLLLKDPSHFWHLETVLAVWPDVRVLRLRRAMPDTIASYARLCHLLRSGDSDAVDPLAVGPECVRMAGAALRRASTAAVRFAPGHLIDVDYDDLVADPIGVLRRLHATLALPWAASAEQAARAWLSRHPTPAYRPASLAACGLSDADIATIAGG from the coding sequence GTGACGCGCGGCGCCGCGCTCGAAGCCGGCGTGCTCGATCGGCGGCGCATCCTCGAAACGGCCAGCCGGCTGGCGGGCACCGACGTGTCGGCGACGCCTCATGTCGCGGCGCTGGACGCCTTCGTGACATCGCTCAGAGACGACGCCCGGCTGCACGCGGCGGGCGAACGGCGAATCGCCGCGGAGCTCGTCCGCTGCGCGGTGGCTGGCTGGCGGTTCGTCCGGCCGCACGACGGCGAGGCGGATCGTGCGAGCTCGACCGCGAGCCCAATCCTCGTCACCGGCCTCCCGCGAAGCGGCACGACGCTTCTCCAGCACCTCATCGCGTGCAATCCCGAGGTGCGGGCCGTCCGTCGATGGGAGATGCTCCGGGCCGCCACGCCGCCGGAAGATGCCGCAGGGCGGGCGCGTCAGATTGCGGCCGTGCAGCAGGAGATCGACGCGGTTTACGCGCGGCTCCCGGCGCTGCGGTCGGCGCATTCGATGGCCGCGACCGATCCCGACGAGTGCAGCCTGCTGCTCGGACACACGTTCTCGGCGCCGTCCTGGTTCACGCGCTACCACGTGCCCTCGTACTTCGAGTGGCAGATGCACGCGGACCTCACGCCGGCCTACCGGCAGCTCGCCCGCACGCTCCAGGCGATCACTGGCGGCGACGCCCGGCCGCTCCTCCTCAAGGACCCGAGCCATTTCTGGCATCTCGAGACCGTCCTGGCGGTGTGGCCAGACGTGCGCGTGCTCCGTCTTCGGCGTGCGATGCCGGACACGATCGCGTCGTACGCCCGTCTGTGCCATCTGCTGAGATCGGGCGACAGCGACGCGGTCGATCCGCTCGCCGTGGGCCCCGAATGCGTCCGCATGGCGGGCGCGGCGCTTCGGCGAGCGAGCACGGCCGCGGTGCGGTTCGCGCCTGGCCACCTGATCGACGTGGACTACGACGATCTCGTCGCCGATCCGATCGGCGTTCTCCGGCGGCTGCACGCAACGCTGGCGCTGCCGTGGGCCGCCTCCGCCGAGCAGGCCGCACGGGCTTGGCTTTCCAGGCACCCCACGCCTGCCTACCGGCCCGCCTCTCTGGCCGCGTGCGGGCTGTCGGACGCCGACATCGCCACGATCGCCGGCGGATGA
- a CDS encoding GNAT family N-acetyltransferase, with the protein MQTGAAAGWQAAPPMLVGSRVVLREVRPDDRAAFVEHLATPEVTRFIPAPPADHEGFERFAHWAVRRRCEGLAVYFSVIPDGYDRAAGVICLHTHVPGDSQSGWDWGFALGPAWWGTGLFQLAARLTLDFAFATMGLPAVDAWSLVNNGRVHGAMAKLGAVPALVRDTQGPDGRFGTYIRWRMVASEARDRATSRPEPEAAARPLAAETKVDS; encoded by the coding sequence GTGCAAACCGGAGCCGCAGCCGGGTGGCAGGCAGCACCGCCGATGCTCGTGGGCAGCCGGGTCGTGCTCCGCGAAGTACGCCCGGACGACCGGGCCGCCTTCGTCGAGCACCTGGCGACGCCCGAGGTCACGCGGTTCATCCCCGCGCCGCCTGCGGATCACGAAGGATTCGAGCGCTTCGCCCACTGGGCGGTGCGGCGGCGGTGCGAAGGGCTTGCGGTGTACTTCAGCGTCATCCCGGATGGGTATGACCGGGCCGCGGGCGTCATCTGCCTCCATACGCATGTGCCCGGCGATTCCCAATCGGGTTGGGACTGGGGCTTCGCGCTCGGGCCGGCGTGGTGGGGCACGGGGCTGTTCCAGCTCGCCGCGCGCCTGACCCTCGACTTCGCCTTCGCGACGATGGGGCTGCCGGCCGTGGATGCCTGGTCGCTCGTCAACAACGGCCGCGTCCACGGCGCCATGGCGAAGCTGGGCGCGGTCCCGGCCCTCGTGCGCGATACCCAAGGTCCGGACGGACGATTCGGCACTTACATCCGCTGGCGGATGGTCGCGTCCGAGGCCCGCGATCGGGCGACGTCACGGCCAGAGCCGGAGGCCGCCGCGCGACCGCTTGCGGCCGAGACGAAGGTCGACTCGTAG
- a CDS encoding cytochrome P450: MSLRTDPSPPSALPFVEELVRTQGDIARFDNARGPVHFFNHPDHVQAVLQNPEFIRTALFRMVLGNGLLASDGDVWRRRRRIIQPSFGEHRVASYGDAVVRHTLALLDRWARGPMRTGEPFDVAIEMRRLTLEIVVSALFGVDLGEDAARFDEAFSRVIDEVSAIARGAFNVAPPVFTPQRQAEFRSALAALHAYVDRLIADRRHVESRPADLLTALIETADDATGRPLDHADIRDEILTMLIAGHETTAVALAWLWWVLTRHPDVERQVIVELDERLGARTPTAADMPALDYTRGVIQEVLRLYPPVTFTMRQAVSPQQIAGVPIPRGGLVLLCAWTTHRHAAFWPDPDRFDPERFVRAASRHHYAYFPFGGGRHLCIGQSFALLEAQLILAIVLQRVRIRPAGAVEPEPDPAITLRQKHGFLVTAVARDDSTAVG; the protein is encoded by the coding sequence TTGAGCCTCCGGACCGACCCTTCCCCGCCCTCCGCGCTGCCATTCGTCGAAGAGCTGGTGCGCACGCAGGGCGACATCGCGCGCTTCGACAACGCGCGCGGCCCCGTCCACTTCTTCAACCATCCCGATCACGTGCAGGCGGTGCTGCAGAACCCCGAGTTCATCCGGACGGCGCTCTTCCGGATGGTGCTGGGGAACGGTCTCTTGGCGAGCGACGGCGACGTGTGGCGGCGGCGCCGGCGGATCATCCAGCCGTCGTTCGGCGAGCACCGCGTCGCCAGCTACGGCGACGCGGTGGTGCGCCACACGCTGGCGCTCTTGGATCGGTGGGCGCGCGGGCCGATGCGTACGGGTGAGCCCTTCGACGTCGCGATCGAGATGCGGCGTCTCACGCTCGAGATCGTGGTGAGCGCGCTCTTCGGCGTGGACCTCGGCGAGGACGCCGCGCGCTTCGACGAGGCGTTCAGCCGCGTCATCGACGAGGTCAGCGCGATCGCGCGCGGCGCCTTCAACGTCGCGCCGCCCGTCTTCACGCCGCAGCGCCAGGCGGAGTTCCGGTCGGCGCTCGCCGCGCTGCACGCCTACGTCGATCGGCTGATCGCCGATCGACGACACGTCGAGTCGCGTCCCGCGGACTTGCTCACGGCCCTGATCGAGACGGCCGACGATGCGACCGGGCGGCCGCTCGACCACGCGGACATCCGGGACGAGATCCTCACCATGTTGATCGCCGGCCACGAGACGACCGCCGTGGCGCTCGCCTGGCTCTGGTGGGTGCTCACCCGGCATCCCGACGTCGAACGCCAGGTGATCGTGGAGCTCGACGAGCGGCTCGGCGCCCGCACGCCAACGGCCGCAGACATGCCGGCGCTCGACTACACACGCGGCGTGATCCAGGAAGTGCTGCGGCTCTATCCGCCGGTGACGTTCACGATGCGGCAGGCGGTTTCGCCGCAGCAGATCGCCGGCGTGCCGATCCCCCGCGGCGGTCTCGTGCTGCTCTGCGCCTGGACGACGCATCGGCACGCGGCGTTCTGGCCGGACCCGGACCGCTTCGACCCGGAGCGGTTCGTACGAGCGGCGTCGCGGCACCACTACGCGTACTTCCCGTTCGGCGGCGGACGCCACCTCTGCATCGGCCAGTCGTTCGCCCTGCTCGAGGCGCAGTTGATCCTCGCCATCGTCCTGCAGCGCGTGCGGATTCGGCCGGCCGGGGCGGTCGAGCCGGAGCCGGATCCGGCGATCACCCTGCGGCAGAAACACGGATTCCTCGTAACGGCCGTCGCGCGCGACGACTCGACGGCGGTGGGCTGA
- a CDS encoding cysteine desulfurase-like protein: protein MLDLGAVRAQFPALRRRDAGREAVFFDGPAGSQVPRTVIDAVSRYLATTNANHGGAFATSRESDAMLAEARRAAADFVGAPDPDGCCFGANMTTLTFALSRALARTWTAGDNIVVTRLDHDANVTPWTRAAEEAGVEVRHAAIRPDCTLDVGDLASKLSSRTRLVAVGAASNAVGTVNPIGTIAELAHAAGALVFCDAVHYAPHRRIDVAAWGCDLLVCSAYKFFGPHVGLMWGRRDLLETLPTYKVRPAPELMPGRWMTGTPNAEGIAGTLAAIDYIASLGRGEDDARTRPEALDAAFAAIVAHERALGERLQHGLDALPQIRSWGITDVARFDERVPTFAISHRTMRPGDVARTLAEAGVYVWSGNFYALPLTEVLGVEPDGLVRIGLLHYNTADEVDHLLRVLRDLP, encoded by the coding sequence ATGCTCGACCTCGGCGCCGTGCGCGCGCAGTTTCCAGCCCTTCGCCGGCGCGACGCCGGCCGCGAGGCGGTGTTCTTCGACGGCCCCGCGGGCAGCCAGGTGCCGCGCACCGTGATCGACGCCGTGAGCCGTTATCTCGCCACGACGAACGCGAACCACGGCGGCGCCTTCGCCACCAGCCGCGAGAGCGACGCGATGCTCGCCGAGGCGCGCCGCGCGGCGGCGGACTTCGTGGGCGCGCCGGACCCCGACGGCTGTTGTTTCGGCGCCAACATGACGACGCTGACGTTCGCGCTGAGCCGCGCGCTCGCCCGCACCTGGACCGCCGGCGACAACATCGTCGTCACCCGGCTCGACCACGACGCGAACGTCACGCCGTGGACGCGCGCGGCCGAGGAGGCCGGCGTGGAGGTGCGACACGCGGCGATCCGCCCCGACTGCACGCTGGACGTCGGCGACCTCGCGTCGAAGCTGTCTTCGCGCACGCGGCTCGTGGCGGTGGGCGCCGCGTCGAACGCGGTCGGCACCGTCAATCCGATCGGCACGATCGCCGAGCTCGCGCACGCCGCCGGCGCACTGGTCTTCTGCGACGCCGTCCACTACGCGCCGCACCGGCGGATCGACGTCGCCGCGTGGGGCTGCGACCTGCTCGTGTGCTCGGCCTACAAGTTCTTCGGTCCGCACGTGGGGCTGATGTGGGGCCGGCGCGATCTGCTCGAGACGCTGCCGACGTACAAGGTACGGCCCGCGCCGGAGCTGATGCCGGGGCGATGGATGACCGGCACGCCGAACGCGGAAGGCATCGCCGGAACGCTCGCCGCGATCGACTACATCGCGAGCCTCGGCCGCGGCGAAGACGACGCCCGCACGCGCCCGGAGGCGCTCGACGCGGCGTTCGCCGCCATCGTCGCGCACGAACGCGCGCTCGGCGAGCGCCTCCAGCACGGCCTCGACGCGCTGCCGCAGATTCGATCGTGGGGCATCACCGACGTGGCCAGGTTCGACGAGCGCGTGCCGACGTTCGCGATCAGCCATCGCACGATGCGGCCCGGCGACGTGGCGCGGACGCTCGCCGAGGCCGGCGTCTACGTGTGGAGCGGCAACTTCTACGCGCTGCCGCTCACCGAGGTGCTCGGCGTCGAGCCCGACGGGCTCGTCCGCATCGGCCTGCTCCACTACAACACGGCCGACGAAGTGGACCACCTGCTGCGCGTGCTGCGCGATCTTCCGTGA